From a region of the Arachis ipaensis cultivar K30076 chromosome B09, Araip1.1, whole genome shotgun sequence genome:
- the LOC107615054 gene encoding uncharacterized protein LOC107615054 gives MEVGNGRNIRFWEDTWLQGGSLRDCFSRLFSVSNQQGSVIGDCGFWDGLEWVWDFQWRRELFQWELELLNQLQDRLRVVRLSVDREDTIVWKFDKNGVFSTSSFVQVLQQETLSADIMSYNFKSSIWRGLVPPRVELFAWFVLVGRVNTKERLSRLGIINHHDNICVLCKKDIEFVHHLFFACEFTWQVWCAWLTFTDRAWTTPEIVKEFFESWTGVTCGKSEQKKWLIGFYTVI, from the coding sequence ATGGAGGTTGGAAATGGCAGAAACATTCGTTTCTGGGAGGATACTTGGTTACAAGGTGGCTCTTTGAGAGATTGTTTTTCGagactcttctctgtttcaaatcaACAAGGATCCGTAATAGGggactgtgggttttgggatgggctaGAGTGGGTATGGGACTTCCAATGGAGGAGAGAACTCTTCCAATGGGAGTTAGAGCTACTCAACCAACTTCAGGACCGGTTACGGGTTGTGAGGTTATCGGTTGATAGAGAGGATACAATTgtatggaaatttgataaaaatgGTGTTTTTTCTACTAGTTCTTTTGTGCAGGTGCTACAGCAGGAGACTCTCTCAGCGGACATTATGAGTTACAACTTCAAAAGCTCCATTTGGAGAGGCTTGGTTCCTCCAAGAGTTGAGCTATTTGCTTGGTTTGTGCTAGTAGGCAGGGTCAACACGAAGGAGAGGCTGAGTAGACTTGGCATTATTAATCATCATGACAATATATGTGTGTTGTGTAAAAAGGACATTGAATTTGTACATCATTTATTTTTTGCTTGTGAGTTTacgtggcaggtgtggtgtgcatggTTGACGTTCACTGATCGAGCTTGGACCACCCCGGAAATCGTTAAAGAGTTCTTTGAGAGTTGGACTGGAGTAACATGTGGGAAGTCTGAGCAAAAGAAATGGCTGATAGGATTCTATACAGTTATTTGA